In a genomic window of Diabrotica undecimpunctata isolate CICGRU chromosome 2, icDiaUnde3, whole genome shotgun sequence:
- the LOC140433162 gene encoding general odorant-binding protein 83a-like, protein MKFVASIIWFVYFIVMINCKLDKKDFGPHLQEVMDESHNRCQRITGASEALIEEMKNGRFPEDIAIKRYTYCLWMVIMGLHEDLVLDSRKMFYYIPDMHKEDAVHYMKCNEEARKLPGDDLVLKIWNMQKCVQRTIDEKHYVWF, encoded by the exons ATGAAGTTTGTAGCATCAATTATATGGTTTGTTTATTTCATTGTAATGATAAACTGCAAACTGGACAAAAAA GACTTTGGACCACATTTGCAAGAAGTGATGGATGAATCTCATAACAGGTGCCAAAGAATTACTGGAGCTAGTGAAGCTCTTATCGAAGAAATGAAAAACGGCCGCTTTCCTGAAGATATCGCTATAAAG AGATATACTTACTGCCTTTGGATGGTTATTATGGGA TTACATGAAGATCTTGTTTTGGATTcaagaaaaatgttttattacatACCTGATATGCATAAGGAAGATGCAGTTCACTATATGAAATGTAATGAAGAGGCAAGAAAATTAc CTGGTGATGATCTTGTTTTGAAAATCTGGAATATGCAAAAATGCGTCCAGAGAACTATTGATGAAAAG catTACGTATGGTTCTAA